A genomic region of Leptotrichia massiliensis contains the following coding sequences:
- the tuf gene encoding elongation factor Tu, with amino-acid sequence MAKAKFERSKPHVNVGTIGHVDHGKTTTTAAISKVLAEKGLAEKVDFENIDQAPEERERGITINTAHIEYETENRHYAHVDCPGHADYVKNMITGAAQMDGAILVVSAADGPMPQTREHILLARQVGVPYIVVYLNKVDMVDDEELLELVEMEVRELLTEYGFPGDDVPVIKGSSLGALNGEAQWVDRIMELMDAVDDYIPTPERPVDQAFLMPIEDVFTITGRGTVVTGRVERGVINVGEEVEIVGIKPTTKTTVTGVEMFRKLLDSGQAGDNIGALLRGTKKEEVERGQVLAKPGTINPHTGFKSEVYVLTKDEGGRHTPFFTGYKPQFYFRTTDITGEVNLPEGVEMVMPGDNIEMTVELIHPIAMEEGLRFAIREGGRTVASGVVATITK; translated from the coding sequence ATGGCAAAAGCTAAATTCGAGAGAAGCAAACCACACGTAAACGTAGGGACAATAGGTCACGTTGACCACGGGAAAACAACAACAACAGCAGCAATATCAAAAGTATTGGCTGAAAAAGGACTAGCAGAAAAAGTTGATTTTGAAAATATCGACCAAGCTCCTGAAGAAAGAGAAAGAGGGATTACAATCAACACAGCTCACATTGAGTACGAAACAGAAAACAGACACTATGCTCACGTTGACTGTCCAGGTCATGCCGATTATGTAAAAAACATGATTACAGGAGCAGCTCAAATGGATGGAGCAATCCTAGTAGTATCAGCAGCTGATGGTCCAATGCCTCAAACAAGAGAGCACATCCTTCTTGCAAGACAAGTTGGAGTTCCTTATATCGTAGTTTACTTGAACAAAGTTGACATGGTAGACGATGAAGAATTATTAGAATTAGTAGAAATGGAAGTAAGAGAATTACTTACAGAATACGGATTCCCAGGAGATGATGTACCAGTAATTAAAGGATCTTCATTAGGAGCATTAAATGGAGAAGCTCAATGGGTAGACAGAATCATGGAATTAATGGATGCAGTTGATGACTACATTCCAACACCAGAAAGACCAGTAGACCAAGCATTCCTAATGCCAATTGAAGACGTGTTCACAATCACAGGAAGAGGAACAGTTGTAACAGGAAGAGTAGAAAGAGGAGTAATCAACGTTGGTGAAGAAGTAGAAATCGTAGGGATCAAGCCAACAACAAAAACTACTGTAACAGGAGTAGAAATGTTCAGAAAATTATTGGATTCAGGACAAGCTGGAGACAACATTGGAGCATTGTTAAGAGGAACTAAGAAAGAAGAAGTGGAAAGAGGACAAGTACTTGCTAAACCAGGAACAATCAATCCACATACAGGATTCAAGTCAGAAGTATACGTATTGACAAAAGATGAAGGAGGAAGACATACACCATTCTTCACAGGATACAAACCGCAATTCTACTTCAGAACGACAGACATTACAGGAGAAGTAAACTTGCCAGAAGGTGTAGAAATGGTAATGCCTGGAGATAACATAGAAATGACAGTAGAATTAATTCACCCAATCGCAATGGAAGAAGGATTAAGATTTGCGATAAGAGAAGGTGGAAGAACAGTAGCTTCAGGAGTAGTAGCAACTATTACTAAATAG
- a CDS encoding RNase H1/viroplasmin domain-containing protein: MTKNKKFYAYFIIDTNENGILENWADCQKKVSGKKVRYKSFKNFSEAQEWLNSGANYEKKEKSNLTKLYSELERDAIYFDAGTGRGNGVEVRLTDFDGNSLLYKIMNEKNINEFGNYYVANTRTNNFGELVGIYTAFVYAKKYDIKVICGDSSLIIEYWSKGRYNSSNLENDTIELIKKVTLMRNEFEKKGGTVKKISGDVNPADLGFHK; the protein is encoded by the coding sequence ATGACAAAAAATAAAAAATTCTATGCTTATTTCATTATAGATACAAATGAAAATGGAATACTTGAAAACTGGGCAGATTGTCAAAAAAAAGTAAGCGGTAAAAAAGTTCGTTATAAATCATTTAAAAATTTTTCTGAAGCACAAGAATGGCTAAATTCCGGAGCAAATTATGAAAAAAAAGAGAAAAGTAATTTGACGAAACTGTATTCTGAGCTAGAGCGTGACGCAATTTATTTTGATGCAGGAACAGGGCGTGGTAACGGTGTGGAAGTTAGATTAACTGATTTTGATGGTAATTCACTGCTTTACAAAATTATGAATGAAAAAAATATTAATGAATTTGGAAATTATTATGTTGCTAATACCAGAACAAATAACTTTGGTGAATTAGTTGGAATTTATACTGCTTTTGTCTATGCTAAGAAATACGATATAAAGGTAATTTGTGGGGATAGTTCACTAATTATTGAATATTGGTCAAAGGGACGATATAATAGTTCTAATTTGGAAAATGACACAATTGAACTTATAAAAAAAGTAACTTTAATGAGAAATGAATTTGAAAAAAAAGGTGGAACTGTAAAAAAAATCTCTGGAGATGTTAATCCTGCTGATTTAGGTTTTCACAAATAA
- the fabG gene encoding 3-oxoacyl-ACP reductase FabG, whose amino-acid sequence MLSGKIALITGGSRGIGKEIALKFAENGATVISGDLIDPDYSHENVSHVKLNVTDRENIKEIANEIKEKYGRLDILVNNAGITRDSLLQRMKEADWDLVIDINLKGVYNVMQGFVSLLLKSKASSVINMASVVGVDGNAGQTNYAATKGGVIAMAKTWAKEFGRKNLRSNAIAPGFIETNMTHVLPEKVVETVLANTPLRKMGDAEDVANAALYLASDMSKFVTGQVLRVDGGLNL is encoded by the coding sequence GTGTTAAGCGGTAAAATTGCATTAATTACAGGTGGTTCAAGAGGAATTGGAAAGGAAATCGCACTAAAATTTGCTGAAAATGGAGCAACTGTTATTTCTGGAGATTTAATTGATCCTGATTACAGCCATGAAAATGTTTCACACGTTAAATTAAATGTTACTGATAGAGAAAATATAAAAGAAATTGCAAATGAAATCAAAGAAAAATATGGAAGATTGGATATTCTTGTAAATAATGCAGGAATTACAAGAGATTCACTACTTCAAAGAATGAAGGAAGCAGACTGGGATTTAGTAATTGATATTAACTTAAAAGGTGTCTACAATGTGATGCAAGGTTTTGTTTCTTTATTATTAAAGAGCAAAGCTTCAAGTGTAATTAATATGGCTTCTGTAGTAGGAGTAGATGGAAATGCAGGACAAACTAACTATGCAGCTACAAAAGGTGGAGTAATCGCTATGGCAAAAACTTGGGCAAAAGAATTTGGTAGAAAAAATCTTAGATCAAACGCAATTGCACCAGGATTTATCGAAACAAATATGACTCACGTATTACCTGAAAAAGTTGTAGAAACTGTACTTGCAAATACTCCGCTTAGAAAGATGGGAGATGCTGAAGATGTTGCAAATGCTGCATTGTATTTAGCAAGTGATATGTCTAAATTTGTTACAGGACAAGTTTTGAGAGTTGATGGAGGATTAAATTTATAA
- a CDS encoding septal ring lytic transglycosylase RlpA family protein, translated as MKKIVTIIAGMAISLSLMAETNTNSNIIYIKNEMIKAVDSGTDLYVAKAKTTSTKEKTSNSGSSQSGIASYYGKGLHGSKTANGERHNRNEMVAAHRSLPFGTKVKVTNLSNGKEVVVRINDRGPFIKGRVIDLSYGAFSKIENPGKGITKVKLDVLK; from the coding sequence ATGAAAAAAATAGTTACTATAATTGCAGGTATGGCAATATCACTATCACTAATGGCAGAAACAAATACAAATAGTAATATAATTTACATAAAAAATGAAATGATAAAAGCTGTTGATAGTGGAACGGACTTATATGTTGCAAAAGCAAAGACAACTTCTACGAAAGAAAAAACATCTAATTCAGGAAGCTCACAAAGTGGAATAGCTTCATATTATGGTAAAGGGCTGCACGGAAGTAAAACAGCAAATGGAGAAAGACATAATAGAAATGAAATGGTAGCGGCACACAGATCTCTTCCATTTGGTACAAAGGTAAAAGTTACAAATTTGAGTAATGGAAAAGAAGTTGTTGTAAGAATTAATGATAGAGGTCCTTTTATTAAGGGACGTGTGATTGATTTGAGTTATGGAGCTTTTTCAAAAATAGAAAATCCTGGAAAAGGGATTACAAAAGTAAAACTTGATGTTTTAAAATAA
- a CDS encoding polysaccharide deacetylase family protein, which translates to MKKVLSIIGILLATAGFLYSGIQIFGTTGKFMEHNGLQSNIKKLTEEKNKKTEQLAELTKKNTDMKAQYEKLKADKKIKTVYLTFDDGPSAHTDQILEILKKNNIKATFFIIGIGKNYNDYKKIIDHGHVLGLHTYSHEYKEVYANEESFFKDLYKIRDAVKSTTGLDVKITRFPGGSSNAKASKALKTAIINRMTKEGYVYFDWNCDSTDASGNNVPVEKLVKYGVCTTHPDINVLMHDTNAKKTTVQALQQIIDGYRKAGYTFETLDVNSPKIQHMKQPELK; encoded by the coding sequence ATGAAAAAAGTATTATCAATTATTGGTATATTACTTGCTACGGCAGGATTTTTATACTCAGGAATACAAATTTTTGGAACAACTGGAAAATTTATGGAACATAATGGTTTACAATCAAATATAAAAAAATTAACTGAAGAAAAAAATAAAAAAACAGAACAACTTGCTGAGCTTACGAAAAAAAATACAGATATGAAAGCTCAATATGAAAAACTTAAGGCTGATAAAAAAATAAAAACAGTTTATTTAACATTTGATGATGGGCCTTCAGCACATACTGATCAAATACTTGAAATTTTGAAAAAAAATAATATAAAGGCAACATTCTTTATAATTGGAATTGGAAAAAATTACAATGATTACAAAAAAATAATTGACCACGGGCATGTACTTGGATTGCATACTTATTCGCACGAATATAAAGAAGTTTATGCAAACGAAGAAAGTTTCTTTAAAGATCTTTATAAAATAAGAGATGCTGTAAAATCAACGACTGGGCTAGATGTAAAAATTACAAGATTTCCTGGTGGTTCAAGTAATGCAAAAGCATCAAAAGCTTTAAAAACAGCGATAATTAATAGAATGACAAAAGAAGGATATGTATATTTTGATTGGAACTGTGATTCAACAGATGCTTCTGGAAATAATGTTCCTGTAGAAAAATTGGTTAAATATGGTGTTTGTACAACTCATCCTGATATAAATGTCCTAATGCATGATACAAATGCTAAGAAAACTACTGTTCAAGCATTACAGCAAATTATTGATGGATATAGAAAAGCAGGATATACATTTGAAACTTTAGATGTAAATAGTCCAAAAATTCAGCATATGAAACAGCCTGAACTGAAATAA
- the argS gene encoding arginine--tRNA ligase yields the protein MELLTIKLKKLFSENINNIFGADYAEKVDIQNSTKKEFGDFQTNFAMVSSKLIGKNPREIANMLVDNFKENDIIEKLEIAGPGFINIYLKNSFLNEEIKKVENEKYDFSFLNTDKTVIIDYSSPNIAKRMHIGHLRSTIIGDSIKRILQFLGFHTLADNHIGDWGTQFGKLIVAYKNWLNKKAYEEDPIGELERIYVQFSDEAKKNPALEDEAREELKKLQLGDEDNQELWKEFIDISLKEYNKIYDRLDVNFDYYYGESFYNDMMPSVLEKLKEKGIAREDQGALVVFFENDKLPPAIVQKKDGSFLYTTSDLATMKFRKDELNVDEAVYLTDDRQQNHFKQVFEIGEMLGKPYNYKKTHVVFGIMRFGDGMIFSSRSGNIIRLVDLLDEAKTQVKKVIDEKNPNIPKDEKENIAEIVGSGAIKYFDLSQNRTSDITFTWDKVLSFEGNTGPYLQYTYVRIMSIFRKLKEENINVENENIILEDMTGIERELATELLRFPQAVVKSYESYRPNIIADYLFDMAKLFNNFYNSSSILKEKNKKVMDARILLSEKTAFVLKEGLSLLGIKTVDRM from the coding sequence ATGGAATTATTAACAATAAAATTAAAAAAATTGTTTTCAGAAAATATAAATAATATTTTTGGTGCTGATTATGCAGAAAAAGTCGATATTCAGAATTCTACAAAAAAAGAATTTGGGGATTTTCAAACAAATTTTGCGATGGTTAGTTCAAAATTAATTGGTAAAAATCCACGAGAAATTGCAAATATGCTTGTAGATAATTTTAAAGAAAATGATATTATTGAAAAGTTGGAAATTGCAGGACCAGGGTTTATTAATATTTATTTGAAAAATAGCTTTTTAAATGAAGAGATTAAAAAAGTGGAAAATGAGAAATATGATTTTTCCTTCTTAAATACAGATAAAACTGTTATTATTGATTATTCTTCTCCCAATATTGCTAAAAGAATGCACATTGGACATTTGAGAAGTACGATTATTGGGGATTCTATAAAAAGAATTTTACAATTTTTGGGATTTCATACACTTGCTGACAATCATATAGGTGATTGGGGAACACAGTTTGGAAAACTTATTGTAGCTTATAAAAATTGGCTGAACAAAAAGGCTTATGAAGAAGATCCGATTGGTGAACTCGAAAGAATTTATGTGCAGTTTTCTGATGAAGCTAAAAAAAATCCTGCTTTGGAAGATGAGGCTCGTGAAGAACTGAAAAAATTACAGCTTGGAGATGAAGATAATCAGGAACTGTGGAAGGAATTTATAGATATTTCACTAAAGGAATACAATAAAATTTATGATAGACTCGATGTAAACTTTGATTATTACTATGGTGAATCATTTTACAATGATATGATGCCATCTGTATTAGAAAAATTAAAGGAAAAAGGCATTGCACGTGAAGATCAGGGAGCATTGGTTGTATTTTTTGAAAATGATAAGTTGCCACCTGCAATTGTGCAGAAAAAAGATGGTAGTTTCTTGTACACAACTTCTGATTTGGCTACAATGAAATTTAGAAAAGATGAACTAAATGTGGATGAGGCAGTTTACTTGACAGATGATAGACAGCAAAATCACTTTAAACAGGTTTTTGAGATTGGAGAAATGCTAGGAAAACCTTATAATTATAAAAAGACTCACGTTGTATTTGGAATTATGAGATTTGGAGATGGAATGATTTTTTCTTCTAGAAGTGGAAATATAATAAGGCTTGTTGATTTGCTGGATGAAGCAAAAACTCAAGTTAAAAAGGTAATTGATGAAAAAAATCCGAATATTCCTAAAGATGAGAAAGAAAATATTGCTGAAATTGTTGGAAGTGGAGCTATAAAATATTTTGATTTAAGCCAAAATAGAACTTCTGATATAACATTTACTTGGGACAAGGTTCTTAGTTTTGAAGGAAATACAGGTCCTTACCTGCAATATACTTATGTTCGGATTATGTCGATTTTTAGAAAATTGAAGGAAGAAAATATTAATGTAGAAAATGAAAACATTATTTTAGAGGACATGACTGGTATTGAACGAGAATTAGCTACAGAGCTTTTAAGATTCCCACAGGCAGTAGTAAAATCCTATGAAAGTTATCGTCCAAACATAATAGCTGACTACTTATTTGATATGGCAAAATTATTTAATAATTTCTATAATTCAAGTTCTATTTTGAAGGAAAAAAATAAAAAAGTTATGGACGCACGAATTTTATTATCAGAAAAAACTGCATTTGTTTTAAAGGAAGGTCTTAGTCTTCTTGGAATTAAGACGGTAGATAGAATGTAA
- the aroC gene encoding chorismate synthase has product MGANFGKNYKISIFGESHGSALGVNIDGIPAGTELDIEFISQEMRRRAPGRSKLTTPRVEKDEFEILSGFFEGKTTGTPLAMIIRNSNQRSKDYSELKRKPRPGHADWSGFNRYNGFNDIRGSGHFSGRITASLVFAGAIAKQVLKNQGILIAAHIKFVKDIEDRDFMESDITEENIDKLRNMTLPVLNEEIVEKIEKAVEKTREEKNSLGGIVELMVTGLPAGIGDPYFESMESELSRMIFSVPATKGIEFGAGFGITEMTGYEANDEMFYDEKGNIKSFSNNNGGIIGGITTGMPISFKVAIKPTASIEKAQKTVNIETKQNDILEVRGRHDPIIVPRVVPVLEAATAIVILDRVLESKKRVL; this is encoded by the coding sequence ATGGGAGCAAATTTTGGAAAAAATTATAAAATATCAATTTTTGGTGAATCACATGGTAGTGCATTGGGAGTGAATATTGATGGAATTCCGGCAGGAACGGAGCTGGATATAGAATTTATCTCGCAGGAAATGAGAAGAAGAGCACCTGGAAGATCAAAATTGACAACACCTAGAGTGGAAAAGGATGAATTTGAGATTTTGAGTGGATTTTTTGAAGGAAAGACGACTGGAACGCCACTTGCGATGATTATTAGAAATTCAAATCAGCGTTCAAAGGATTACAGCGAATTAAAAAGAAAGCCAAGACCAGGACATGCAGACTGGAGCGGATTTAACAGATATAACGGATTTAATGATATTCGTGGAAGCGGGCATTTTTCTGGTAGAATAACGGCTTCATTGGTATTTGCTGGAGCAATTGCAAAGCAGGTTTTAAAGAATCAGGGAATTTTAATTGCAGCTCATATCAAATTCGTAAAGGATATTGAAGATAGGGACTTTATGGAAAGTGATATTACAGAGGAAAATATTGATAAACTCAGAAATATGACTTTACCTGTCTTGAATGAGGAAATTGTGGAAAAAATCGAGAAGGCTGTGGAAAAAACTAGGGAAGAAAAGAATTCACTTGGTGGAATTGTAGAACTTATGGTTACAGGACTTCCTGCGGGAATAGGAGACCCATATTTTGAATCTATGGAAAGTGAACTTTCAAGAATGATTTTCTCAGTGCCAGCCACAAAGGGAATAGAATTTGGAGCAGGCTTTGGAATTACAGAAATGACAGGATATGAAGCAAATGATGAAATGTTTTATGATGAAAAAGGTAATATAAAATCATTTTCAAATAATAACGGTGGAATCATAGGTGGAATAACGACTGGAATGCCAATATCATTTAAAGTGGCGATAAAACCGACGGCTTCAATTGAAAAAGCACAAAAAACTGTAAATATTGAAACAAAGCAAAATGATATTTTAGAAGTGAGAGGAAGACATGATCCAATAATAGTGCCAAGAGTAGTTCCTGTATTGGAAGCGGCTACGGCAATTGTGATTTTGGATAGGGTTTTGGAAAGTAAAAAAAGAGTATTGTAA
- a CDS encoding peptidase — MKLNCKKKLYFGMMALFLAGMAFSTISVAKTTSKSKIVKSISADNAIMDVKSYGFVDLEGAKTSAIIVEYNQDIKASSVDKNDYEIIDYVIYNEKKDGFEKTIEIDKDSIKGNEGQIMKVYVNNKPEISKNGGIKEGKYVIIEVNTAYMLMGQNLSYTSTMMAGVKQIGEITGKNGKITAGTKEVSNYTLSEETQTRPTGETVTKTIITADKNKIILPEFDKNSGWKIHYIGNGGFKATKAYSEYTGKYEDFEMPYAIYVPNKEVLEKNKGNISVVLHMEHAGANDTDPMASLTSSKAAVKAASKEIQEKNPAIIIVPQVEESRRSTNDVVSSSEANTAIWELLDSVLTEYRGYINESRIYGTGQSMGGMLLLDMAAQRDNFFAGIAILGSQWSNNYNKEFQNNGAPARSPENDPISFNGFGLDKKNYQNWYYMISDDNVLVHTAADDLMATSLWKAIQEYFKAAGIEIAHDEWDPYLSVEEQNKIDRKMTAHDNTKPGTGINWGEFSKGSHMSTWKYGYQVDYPFEWLFEQRRETAKARGKVEQLKNKWLGRDKNGNIKKGSGTAGLNTAQYTPTGKSDTYTENWKPYDVVNKLINDIPNAEKIVLNKRTGETYTKKSYVGMVRKLYNLLLKEDKKKVKNYNELVKAEK, encoded by the coding sequence ATGAAATTAAATTGTAAAAAGAAACTATATTTTGGAATGATGGCTTTATTTTTAGCAGGAATGGCATTTAGTACAATTTCTGTTGCAAAAACTACAAGTAAAAGTAAAATAGTAAAATCAATTTCAGCTGATAATGCTATTATGGATGTAAAATCTTATGGGTTTGTTGATTTGGAAGGTGCGAAAACTTCAGCAATTATTGTTGAATACAATCAAGATATTAAGGCGAGTTCTGTGGACAAAAATGACTATGAAATTATAGACTATGTAATTTATAATGAAAAAAAGGATGGTTTTGAGAAAACTATAGAAATTGATAAAGACAGTATAAAAGGAAATGAAGGACAAATTATGAAAGTTTATGTCAATAACAAGCCGGAAATCTCTAAAAATGGAGGTATTAAAGAAGGAAAATATGTTATTATTGAAGTGAATACAGCATATATGCTTATGGGACAGAATTTATCCTATACGAGTACAATGATGGCCGGTGTAAAACAGATAGGGGAAATTACTGGGAAAAATGGAAAAATTACTGCAGGAACAAAAGAAGTTTCAAATTATACTTTATCAGAAGAAACACAGACAAGACCAACAGGAGAAACTGTTACAAAAACAATAATTACAGCAGATAAAAACAAAATTATCTTGCCGGAATTTGACAAAAATAGCGGATGGAAAATACATTATATTGGAAATGGAGGATTTAAAGCTACTAAGGCATATAGTGAATATACTGGAAAATATGAGGATTTTGAAATGCCTTATGCAATTTATGTTCCAAATAAAGAAGTTTTAGAAAAAAATAAAGGAAATATTTCGGTTGTTCTGCATATGGAACATGCAGGAGCAAATGATACTGATCCAATGGCTTCACTTACTTCTTCAAAAGCGGCGGTAAAAGCGGCAAGTAAAGAGATACAGGAGAAAAATCCTGCAATAATTATTGTTCCACAAGTTGAGGAAAGTCGACGTTCTACAAATGATGTTGTTTCTTCAAGTGAAGCGAATACAGCAATTTGGGAGTTATTAGATTCGGTTTTAACAGAATACAGGGGATATATTAATGAAAGCCGTATTTACGGAACAGGTCAATCTATGGGAGGAATGCTTCTTTTAGATATGGCGGCACAAAGAGATAATTTTTTTGCAGGTATAGCAATTTTAGGCTCTCAATGGTCTAATAACTATAATAAAGAATTTCAGAATAATGGTGCACCAGCACGTTCTCCAGAAAATGACCCAATCAGTTTTAATGGATTTGGACTCGATAAAAAGAACTATCAGAACTGGTATTATATGATTTCAGATGATAATGTCCTTGTTCATACGGCTGCAGATGATTTGATGGCAACAAGTTTATGGAAAGCAATTCAGGAATATTTCAAGGCTGCAGGAATTGAAATTGCTCATGATGAATGGGATCCTTATCTTTCTGTTGAAGAGCAAAATAAAATTGATAGAAAAATGACAGCCCATGATAATACAAAACCAGGTACTGGAATAAATTGGGGAGAATTTAGCAAAGGGTCGCACATGTCGACTTGGAAATATGGTTATCAAGTGGACTACCCTTTTGAGTGGCTATTTGAACAAAGACGTGAAACAGCAAAGGCACGTGGAAAAGTGGAACAGTTAAAAAATAAATGGCTTGGTCGTGATAAAAATGGAAATATCAAAAAAGGGTCAGGAACTGCTGGATTGAATACCGCTCAGTATACTCCTACCGGAAAAAGTGATACTTACACAGAGAATTGGAAACCATATGATGTTGTAAACAAATTAATAAACGATATTCCAAATGCTGAAAAAATAGTACTGAATAAACGTACAGGTGAAACATATACTAAAAAATCATATGTGGGAATGGTTCGTAAATTATATAATTTACTTTTGAAAGAAGATAAAAAGAAGGTTAAAAATTATAATGAGTTAGTAAAGGCTGAAAAATAG
- the aroA gene encoding 3-phosphoshikimate 1-carboxyvinyltransferase gives MKIAIKPSILNGTIEIPPSKSYSHRAVIAAALAEGGKKSKIDNLKFSVDITTTTDIMENWGAKINREESSLEIIGNGGKVVPKDKHVQCNESGSTIRFLIPIGITDENELIFDGKGKLVDRPLDSYYRIFDKQGIFYKNENGKLPLTVNGKLKAGNYEIDGNISSQFITGLLYALPLLDGDSKLTINKNLESKGYIDLTLEILKLAGIEIVNNDYKSFDIKGNQIYRPFDYTVEGDYSQVAFWIVAGIISANKDNEVKCLHVNKNSLQGDREIIEIVERMGADIEIFDNYVLVRPSKTKGTVIDISQCPDIGPILTVLGALSEGETRIINGERLRIKESDRITSIKTELNKLGANVAEEGDSLIIQGVEGFKGGVTVNAWNDHRIAMSLAIASTRCEKEIILEEAESVRKSYPHFWDDFVKMGGEIEIIEK, from the coding sequence ATGAAAATAGCGATAAAACCAAGCATATTAAACGGTACAATAGAAATTCCGCCATCTAAAAGTTATTCACACAGAGCAGTGATTGCGGCTGCATTAGCTGAAGGCGGGAAGAAGTCAAAGATTGATAATTTGAAGTTCTCGGTGGATATTACAACAACAACGGATATTATGGAAAACTGGGGAGCGAAAATCAATCGAGAGGAAAGTTCTCTTGAAATTATTGGAAATGGCGGAAAAGTCGTTCCAAAGGATAAGCATGTGCAATGTAATGAATCGGGATCTACAATCAGGTTTTTGATACCGATTGGGATTACAGATGAAAATGAGCTGATTTTCGATGGAAAGGGAAAGCTAGTGGACAGACCGCTTGACTCGTATTATAGGATTTTTGATAAACAGGGAATTTTTTATAAAAATGAGAATGGTAAATTGCCACTTACAGTGAATGGAAAATTGAAGGCAGGAAATTATGAAATTGACGGGAATATAAGTTCACAGTTTATTACGGGACTTTTGTATGCCCTGCCGCTCTTGGACGGAGATTCAAAGCTGACTATTAATAAGAATCTGGAGTCAAAGGGATATATTGATTTGACATTGGAAATATTGAAACTGGCAGGAATTGAGATTGTGAACAATGACTATAAGAGTTTTGATATAAAGGGAAATCAGATTTATAGGCCGTTTGATTATACTGTTGAGGGGGATTATTCACAAGTGGCGTTTTGGATTGTGGCTGGAATAATTTCTGCAAATAAGGATAATGAAGTGAAATGTCTGCATGTGAATAAGAATTCGCTACAAGGCGACAGGGAAATAATAGAAATTGTTGAAAGAATGGGAGCAGATATCGAGATTTTCGATAATTATGTACTTGTGAGACCTTCTAAAACTAAAGGAACAGTAATTGATATTTCGCAATGTCCTGATATTGGGCCAATTTTGACAGTATTAGGAGCCTTGAGTGAAGGGGAAACTAGGATTATTAATGGAGAAAGACTTAGAATAAAGGAGTCGGATAGAATAACTTCGATAAAGACTGAACTGAATAAACTTGGAGCGAATGTAGCTGAGGAAGGGGACAGTTTAATAATTCAAGGTGTAGAAGGATTTAAAGGTGGAGTTACAGTAAATGCATGGAATGATCATAGAATTGCAATGTCGCTTGCGATTGCTTCAACAAGATGTGAAAAGGAAATAATTCTGGAAGAGGCTGAAAGTGTCAGAAAATCTTATCCGCATTTCTGGGATGATTTTGTAAAAATGGGTGGAGAAATTGAGATTATTGAGAAGTAA